A genomic window from Lutra lutra chromosome 17, mLutLut1.2, whole genome shotgun sequence includes:
- the SLC38A7 gene encoding sodium-coupled neutral amino acid transporter 7: protein MAQVSINSDLGEWGSSMDSGERARLLQSPCVDTAPKSEGEASPEGLGRGTTSTLGAIFIVVNACLGAGLLNFPAAFSTAGGVAAGVALQMGMLVFIISGLVILAYCSQASNERTYQEVVWAVCGKLTGVLCEVTIAIYTFGTCIAFLIIIGDQQDKIIAVMAKEPEGAGGSPWYTDRKFTISLTAFLFILPLSIPREIGFQKYASFLSVVGTWYVTAIIIIKYIWPDKEMTPGDILTRPASWVAVFNAMPTICFGFQCHVSSVPVFNSMRQPKVKTWGGVVTAAMVIALAVYMGTGICGFLTFGAAVDPDVLLSYPSKDMAVAVARAFIILSVLTSYPILHFCGRAVVEGLWLRYQGMPVEEDVGRERRRRVLQTLVWFLLTLLLALFIPDIGKVISVIGGLAACFIFVFPGLCLIQAKLSEMEEVKPASWWALVSYGVLLVTLGAFIFGQTTANAIFVDLLA from the exons ATGGCCCAGGTCAGCATCAACAGTGACCTTGGCGAGTGGGGCTCGAGCATGGACTCTGGGGAGCGGGCCCGTCTGCTGCAGAGTCCCTGTGTGGACACGGCCCCCAAGAGTGAAGGGGAGGCCTCTCCTGAGGGTCTGGGCAGAGGTACCACTTCCACCCTTGGGGCCATCTTCATCGTCGTCAACGCCTGCCTAGGTGCAGGGCTGCTCAACTTCCCGGCCGCCTTCAGCACGGCAGGTGGGGTGGCGGCTGGTGTCGCGCTGCAGATG GGCATGCTGGTCTTCATCATCAGCGGCCTCGTCATCCTGGCCTACTGCTCCCAGGCCAGCAACGAGAGGACCTACCAGGAGGTGGTGTGGGCCGTGTGTGGCAAGCTGACGGGAGTGCTTTGTGAGGTGACCATTGCCATCTACACCTTTGGCACCTGCATCGCCTTCCTCATCATCATTGGGGACCAACAAGACAAGA TTATAGCTGTGATGGCAAAGGAGCCTGAGGGGGCCGGTGGCAGCCCCTGGTACACAGACCGAAAGTTCACCATCAGCCTCACGGCCTTTCTCTTCATCCTGCCCCTTTCCATCCCCAGAGAGATCGGCTTCCAGAAATATGCCAG CTTCTTGAGCGTCGTGGGCACCTGGTACGTCACTGCCATCATTATCATCAAATATATCTGGCCAGATAAAGAGATGACCCCAGGGGACATCCTGACCAG GCCAGCTTCCTGGGTGGCCGTGTTCAATGCTATGCCCACCATCTGCTTCGGATTTCAG TGCCACGTGAGCAGCGTGCCCGTCTTCAACAGCATGCGGCAGCCCAAGGTGAAgacttggggtggggtggtgacAGCCGCCATGGTCATCGCCCTCGCTGTCTACATGGGCACGG GCATCTGTGGCTTCCTGACCTTTGGAGCTGCCGTGGACCCCGACGTGCTGCTGTCCTACCCTTCCAAGGACATGGCTGTGGCTGTTGCCCGCGCCTTCATCATCCTGAGCGTGCTCACCTCCTACCCCATCCTGCACTTCTGTGGGCG GGCGGTGGTCGAAGGCCTGTGGCTGCGCTATCAGGGGATGCCCGTGGAGGAGGATGTGGGGCGCGAGCGGCGCCGGCGCGTGCTGCAGACCCTCGTCTGGTTCCTGCTCACCCTGCTGCTGGCACTCTTCATCCCTGACATCGGCAAGGTCATCTCGGTCATCGGAGGCCTGGCCGCCTGCTTCATCTTTGTCTTCCCAG GACTGTGCCTCATTCAAGCCAAACTGTCTGAGATGGAAGAAGTCAAGCCGGCCAG CTGGTGGGCGCTGGTCAGTTATGGTGTCCTCTTGGTCACCCTGGGAGCCTTCATCTTCGGCCAGACCACAGCCAACGCCATCTTTGTGGATCTCTTGGCATAA